The following are encoded in a window of Ferribacterium limneticum genomic DNA:
- the aceE gene encoding pyruvate dehydrogenase (acetyl-transferring), homodimeric type yields MAEQPNNLPDPADVDPQETKEWIDALGGVLANEGADRAHYLIEKLIGQAREDGIDLPYSANTEYINTIPADQQPKYPGNPDMEIKLHSYIRWNAMAMVVRANKDTNVGGHIASFASAAALYDVGFSHFWRSINDPSGGDLIFFQGHSVPGVYSRAFMLGRLSEEQMDNFRQETGGKGISSYPHPWLMPDFWQFPTVSMGLGPIQAIYQARFMKYLDSRGLAKAGDRKVWAFLGDGETDEVESLGAIGMAGREKLDNLIFVINCNLQRLDGPVRGNGKIIQELESEFRGAGWNVIKLVWGTHWDALFTRDKKGILKKRMMELCDGEYQTFKAKNGAYVREHFFNTPELRELVADWTDDEIWNLNRGGHDIFKIFAAYDRAIKTKGAPTLILAKTIKGFGMGQAGEAMNTSHQQKKMDKEQIGRFRDRFNLPVPDDQLYELPYLKFAEDSPEYQYMLQRRMDLGGFLPQRRRKAEPLQIPALDTFAALLKASGEGRELSTTMAIVRIMNMMLKDKNVGKNVVPIVPDESRTFGMEGMFRSVGIWNQEGQNYVPEDHDQLMFYKESKTGQVLQEGINESGAMSDWIAAATSYSVHNVQTIPFYICYSMFGLQRVMDLCWAAGDQRARGFLIGGTAGRTTLNGEGLQHEDGHSLILSNLIPNCVSYDPTFQYEVAVVTQDGMRRMFQEQEDVFYYLTVMNENYEHPEMPAGSEADIIKGMYLFKKGGESAGPRVQLLGSGTIFREVIAAADLLKADWGVEADLWGCPSMNELARNGIDTQRWNMLHPLEEPKLSHVEQKLAGAKGPVIASTDYIKLFSEQIRPFVKAPYVTLGTDGFGRSDTREKLRHFFEVDRHWVTLAALKALADNGEIKREVVAAALVKYNLDPAKPNPMSV; encoded by the coding sequence ATGGCCGAACAACCGAACAATTTGCCTGACCCTGCCGACGTAGATCCGCAGGAAACCAAAGAGTGGATTGACGCCCTTGGCGGCGTCCTCGCCAACGAAGGCGCCGACCGCGCCCATTACCTGATCGAGAAGCTGATCGGCCAGGCCCGCGAAGACGGGATCGATCTGCCCTACTCGGCCAACACCGAATACATCAACACCATTCCGGCCGACCAGCAGCCCAAGTACCCGGGCAACCCGGACATGGAAATCAAGCTGCACTCCTATATCCGCTGGAACGCGATGGCCATGGTCGTCCGCGCCAACAAGGACACCAACGTCGGCGGCCACATCGCCTCCTTCGCGTCAGCCGCTGCCCTTTACGACGTCGGCTTTTCGCATTTCTGGCGCAGCATCAATGATCCGTCTGGCGGCGACCTGATCTTCTTCCAGGGCCATTCCGTTCCGGGCGTCTATTCCCGCGCCTTCATGCTCGGTCGCCTGAGCGAAGAACAGATGGACAACTTCCGTCAGGAAACCGGCGGCAAAGGCATTTCGTCCTACCCGCACCCGTGGCTGATGCCCGATTTCTGGCAATTCCCGACCGTTTCAATGGGCCTCGGCCCGATCCAGGCCATTTATCAGGCCCGCTTCATGAAGTACCTCGACTCGCGCGGACTGGCCAAGGCCGGTGATCGCAAGGTCTGGGCCTTCCTCGGTGATGGCGAGACCGATGAAGTCGAATCGCTCGGCGCCATCGGCATGGCCGGACGCGAAAAACTCGACAACCTGATCTTCGTCATCAACTGCAACCTGCAGCGCCTCGACGGCCCGGTACGCGGCAACGGCAAGATCATTCAGGAACTCGAATCCGAGTTCCGCGGTGCCGGCTGGAACGTCATCAAGCTGGTCTGGGGCACCCACTGGGATGCGCTGTTTACCCGCGACAAGAAGGGCATCCTCAAGAAGCGCATGATGGAGCTGTGCGATGGCGAGTACCAGACCTTCAAGGCCAAGAACGGCGCCTACGTCCGCGAACATTTCTTCAACACGCCGGAACTGCGCGAACTGGTCGCCGACTGGACCGATGACGAGATCTGGAATCTGAACCGCGGCGGCCACGACATCTTCAAGATCTTCGCCGCCTACGACCGCGCCATCAAGACCAAGGGCGCCCCGACCCTCATTCTCGCCAAGACCATCAAGGGCTTCGGCATGGGCCAGGCCGGCGAAGCGATGAACACCTCGCACCAGCAGAAGAAGATGGACAAGGAGCAGATCGGCCGCTTCCGCGACCGCTTCAACCTGCCGGTGCCGGACGACCAGCTCTACGAACTGCCTTACCTCAAGTTCGCCGAAGACTCACCGGAATACCAGTACATGCTCCAGCGTCGCATGGACCTCGGCGGCTTCCTGCCGCAGCGCCGCCGCAAGGCCGAGCCGCTGCAGATTCCGGCACTCGACACCTTTGCAGCGCTGCTCAAGGCGTCTGGCGAAGGCCGCGAACTGTCCACGACGATGGCCATCGTCCGCATCATGAACATGATGTTGAAGGACAAGAATGTCGGCAAGAACGTCGTGCCCATCGTGCCGGACGAGTCGCGCACTTTCGGCATGGAAGGCATGTTCCGCTCGGTCGGCATCTGGAATCAGGAAGGCCAGAACTATGTGCCGGAAGACCATGACCAGCTGATGTTCTACAAGGAATCGAAGACCGGTCAGGTGCTGCAGGAAGGCATCAACGAATCGGGCGCGATGAGCGACTGGATCGCCGCCGCTACCTCCTACTCCGTGCATAACGTGCAGACCATTCCGTTCTATATCTGCTACTCGATGTTCGGCCTGCAGCGTGTCATGGACCTGTGCTGGGCGGCTGGCGACCAGCGCGCCCGCGGCTTCCTGATCGGCGGTACGGCCGGTCGCACGACACTGAACGGCGAAGGCCTGCAGCACGAAGACGGCCACAGCCTGATCCTGTCCAACCTGATCCCGAACTGCGTTTCCTACGACCCGACCTTCCAGTATGAAGTCGCCGTGGTCACCCAGGACGGCATGCGCCGCATGTTCCAGGAGCAGGAAGACGTCTTCTATTACCTGACGGTGATGAACGAGAACTACGAGCACCCGGAAATGCCGGCCGGTTCGGAAGCCGACATCATCAAGGGCATGTACCTGTTCAAGAAGGGTGGCGAATCGGCCGGCCCGCGCGTTCAGCTGCTCGGTTCCGGCACCATCTTCCGTGAAGTCATCGCTGCCGCCGACCTGCTCAAGGCCGACTGGGGTGTCGAGGCTGACCTCTGGGGTTGCCCGAGCATGAACGAACTGGCCCGCAACGGCATCGATACCCAGCGCTGGAACATGCTGCATCCGCTCGAAGAGCCGAAGCTGTCGCACGTCGAGCAAAAGCTGGCGGGCGCCAAGGGCCCGGTCATCGCTTCGACCGACTACATCAAGCTGTTCTCCGAGCAGATCCGTCCCTTCGTCAAGGCACCGTACGTCACGCTCGGCACCGATGGTTTCGGCCGTTCGGATACCCGCGAGAAGCTCCGTCACTTCTTCGAAGTCGATCGTCACTGGGTGACGCTGGCCGCCCTCAAGGCGCTGGCCGACAACGGCGAGATCAAGCGCGAAGTGGTTGCTGCCGCTCTGGTCAAATACAACCTGGATCCGGCCAAGCCGAATCCGATGTCGGTTTAA
- the aceF gene encoding dihydrolipoyllysine-residue acetyltransferase: protein MSQIIEVKVPDIGDFAEVPVIELYVKVGDSIKVDDAIATLESDKATMDVPSTVDGVIKEVLVQLGSKVGEGTVLIKVETGGAAVAAPAAASAPAVQAAAPAPAPAAAPVAAAPSAGGGVVEVKVPDIGDFAEVPVIELYVKVGDSIKVDDAIATLESDKATMDVPSTVAGTVKEVLVQLGSKVGEGTVLIKVETGASAPAAAPQAAAPAPVAAAAAPVAAPAAAPAAAAPAALAPALAAGAKVHASPSVRAYARELGVDLNKVPATGPKNRIVKEDLTKYVKGVMSGATAAPVAGGASLGGGLDLLPWPKVDFAKFGEIEVKPLSRIKKISGQNLSRNWVMIPAVTYHEDADITDIEAFRVLLNKENEKGGGAKLTMLAFLMKACVKGLQKFPEFNSSLDGDNLVLKKYFNIGFAADTPNGLVVPVVKNVDKKSVFELAQESGELAKQARDGKLKPADMQGACFTISSLGGIGGTYFAPIVNAPEVAILGVNKSAMKPVWDGKQFVPRLTLPLSLTADHRVIDGALATRFNVYIAQLLADFRRVAL from the coding sequence ATGAGCCAAATCATTGAAGTCAAAGTCCCCGATATCGGCGATTTCGCTGAAGTGCCGGTGATCGAGTTGTACGTCAAGGTCGGCGACAGCATCAAGGTCGACGATGCCATTGCCACGCTGGAATCCGACAAGGCGACGATGGATGTGCCTTCCACGGTCGACGGCGTTATCAAGGAAGTTTTGGTCCAGCTCGGTTCCAAGGTTGGCGAAGGCACCGTGCTGATCAAGGTTGAAACGGGTGGTGCCGCTGTTGCAGCGCCTGCCGCTGCCTCCGCACCGGCCGTCCAGGCTGCTGCACCGGCGCCGGCGCCGGCGGCGGCGCCGGTTGCCGCCGCGCCCTCGGCTGGTGGCGGTGTGGTTGAAGTCAAGGTGCCCGATATCGGCGATTTCGCCGAAGTCCCGGTCATCGAGCTCTACGTCAAGGTCGGCGACAGCATCAAGGTTGACGATGCGATCGCCACGCTCGAATCCGACAAGGCAACAATGGATGTTCCTTCCACTGTTGCTGGCACGGTCAAGGAAGTCCTCGTCCAGCTCGGCTCCAAGGTTGGCGAAGGCACAGTACTGATCAAGGTTGAAACGGGCGCATCCGCCCCGGCGGCTGCACCGCAAGCCGCTGCTCCGGCGCCTGTCGCTGCTGCCGCAGCCCCGGTTGCCGCGCCCGCCGCCGCACCGGCTGCTGCCGCACCTGCTGCACTGGCTCCGGCCCTGGCAGCCGGCGCCAAGGTTCACGCCTCGCCGTCCGTCCGCGCCTATGCCCGCGAACTCGGTGTCGATCTGAACAAGGTGCCGGCTACCGGCCCGAAGAACCGCATCGTCAAGGAAGACCTGACCAAGTACGTCAAGGGCGTCATGTCAGGCGCCACCGCTGCCCCGGTCGCTGGCGGCGCCAGCCTCGGCGGCGGGCTCGATCTGCTGCCCTGGCCGAAGGTCGATTTCGCCAAGTTCGGCGAAATCGAGGTCAAGCCACTGTCGCGCATCAAGAAGATTTCCGGCCAGAACCTGTCGCGCAACTGGGTCATGATCCCGGCTGTCACGTACCACGAAGATGCCGACATCACCGACATCGAAGCCTTCCGCGTGCTGCTCAACAAGGAAAACGAAAAGGGTGGCGGCGCCAAGCTGACCATGCTGGCTTTCCTCATGAAGGCTTGCGTCAAGGGCCTGCAGAAATTCCCGGAATTCAATTCCTCGCTCGACGGCGACAATCTGGTGCTCAAGAAGTATTTCAACATCGGCTTCGCCGCCGACACGCCGAACGGTCTGGTCGTGCCGGTGGTCAAGAACGTCGACAAGAAGTCGGTCTTCGAACTGGCCCAGGAATCCGGCGAGCTGGCCAAGCAAGCGCGTGACGGCAAGCTCAAGCCGGCCGACATGCAAGGCGCCTGCTTCACCATTTCCAGCCTGGGCGGTATCGGCGGCACCTACTTCGCGCCTATCGTCAATGCGCCGGAAGTGGCCATCCTCGGGGTCAACAAGTCGGCCATGAAACCGGTCTGGGACGGCAAGCAATTCGTGCCGCGCCTGACCCTGCCGCTGTCGCTGACCGCCGACCATCGCGTCATCGACGGCGCGCTGGCCACCCGCTTCAACGTCTACATCGCGCAGCTGCTGGCCGACTTCCGTCGCGTCGCGCTGTAA
- the lpdA gene encoding dihydrolipoyl dehydrogenase, with protein sequence MSNLVEVKVPDIGDFAEVPIIDLFVKVGDSIKVDDAICTLESDKATMDVPSPVAGVVKEVLVQLGAKVAEGTLLIKVESGASAAVNPENAAKTETPAAAPAAAPVAAPVAGSHAGGADIECEMLVLGAGPGGYSAAFRSADLGMKTVIVERYATLGGVCLNVGCIPSKALLHVAAVMEEAEHANDLGVTFAAPTVDIDKLRAHKDKVVGKLTGGLAGMAKGRKVDIVRGYGTFLDPYHIEVEVTDGTGQDKTGAKKIVKFQKCIIAAGSAAMHLPFIPKDPRIVDSTGALELRFVPEKMLVIGGGIIGLEMATVYSTLGSKVDVVEMMDGLMQGPDRDAVKVWEKQNAKRFDKIMLKTKTVAVEAKDDGLYVKFEGEGVSPEPVKYDMILQAAGRTPNGNKIGADKAGVAVTDRGFINVDAQMRTNVPHIFAIGDLVGQPMLAHKAVHESHVAAEVAAGQKSAFDATVIPSVAYTHPEVAWVGVTEDQAKKEGRKIEAAKFPWAASGRAIANGADYGFTKLIFDAETHRVIGGAIVGPNAGDMIGEVCLAIEMGCDSVDIGKTIHPHPTLGETVGMAAEVAHGTCTDVPAPRKK encoded by the coding sequence ATGAGCAATCTGGTAGAAGTCAAAGTCCCCGATATCGGCGATTTCGCCGAAGTACCGATCATCGACCTGTTCGTCAAGGTCGGCGACAGCATCAAGGTCGATGACGCGATCTGCACGCTGGAATCGGACAAGGCGACGATGGACGTGCCATCGCCGGTCGCCGGCGTGGTCAAGGAAGTGCTCGTTCAGCTCGGTGCCAAGGTTGCCGAAGGCACTTTGCTGATCAAGGTGGAAAGCGGCGCATCTGCTGCGGTCAACCCGGAAAATGCGGCAAAAACGGAAACCCCGGCTGCGGCGCCAGCCGCCGCCCCGGTGGCCGCTCCGGTCGCCGGCAGCCATGCCGGCGGAGCCGACATCGAGTGCGAGATGCTCGTCCTCGGCGCCGGCCCCGGCGGTTATTCCGCCGCCTTCCGTTCGGCCGACCTCGGCATGAAGACGGTCATCGTCGAGCGTTACGCGACGCTCGGCGGCGTCTGCCTCAACGTCGGCTGCATTCCATCCAAGGCCCTGCTCCACGTCGCTGCCGTCATGGAAGAGGCCGAGCACGCCAATGATCTCGGCGTCACCTTTGCCGCACCGACGGTCGATATCGACAAGCTGCGCGCCCACAAGGACAAGGTCGTCGGCAAGCTGACCGGTGGCTTGGCCGGCATGGCCAAGGGCCGCAAGGTCGACATCGTGCGCGGCTACGGCACCTTCCTCGACCCGTATCACATCGAAGTCGAAGTCACCGACGGCACGGGCCAGGACAAGACCGGCGCCAAGAAGATCGTCAAATTCCAGAAATGCATCATCGCCGCCGGTTCGGCCGCCATGCACCTGCCCTTCATCCCGAAGGACCCGCGCATCGTCGATTCGACCGGGGCGCTTGAACTGCGCTTCGTGCCGGAGAAGATGCTGGTCATCGGCGGCGGCATCATCGGTCTGGAAATGGCGACGGTTTACTCGACCCTGGGTTCAAAGGTCGATGTCGTCGAAATGATGGATGGCCTGATGCAAGGCCCGGACCGCGATGCGGTCAAGGTCTGGGAAAAGCAGAACGCCAAGCGCTTCGACAAGATCATGCTGAAGACCAAGACGGTTGCCGTGGAAGCCAAGGACGACGGCCTCTACGTCAAGTTCGAAGGCGAAGGCGTCTCGCCCGAGCCGGTCAAGTACGACATGATCCTGCAAGCCGCCGGCCGCACGCCGAACGGCAACAAGATCGGTGCCGACAAGGCTGGCGTGGCCGTCACCGACCGCGGCTTCATCAATGTCGATGCCCAGATGCGGACCAACGTGCCGCACATCTTCGCCATCGGCGACCTCGTCGGCCAGCCGATGCTGGCCCACAAGGCCGTGCATGAGTCGCACGTCGCGGCGGAAGTTGCGGCTGGTCAGAAGTCGGCCTTCGACGCCACGGTTATTCCTAGCGTCGCCTACACCCATCCGGAAGTCGCATGGGTCGGCGTCACCGAGGATCAGGCCAAGAAGGAAGGTCGCAAGATCGAAGCCGCCAAGTTCCCGTGGGCCGCTTCCGGTCGCGCCATCGCCAACGGTGCCGATTACGGCTTCACCAAGCTGATTTTCGATGCCGAAACGCATCGCGTCATCGGCGGGGCGATTGTCGGCCCGAACGCCGGCGACATGATCGGCGAAGTCTGCCTGGCCATCGAGATGGGCTGCGATTCGGTCGATATCGGCAAGACCATCCACCCGCACCCGACGCTCGGTGAAACGGTGGGCATGGCGGCCGAAGTGGCACATGGCACCTGCACGGATGTGCCGGCGCCGCGCAAGAAATAG
- a CDS encoding putative bifunctional diguanylate cyclase/phosphodiesterase has translation MPEHKEILRQNIPARVAKRPARKPETPGDIPIHTLHQLLPGLGNRGILARLALLALLGILFPLLWWWESSFVIRGGLALLILFGGYVVQSQLRQLWATQRAYSLAMAAAHDGFWSWDPVSKHLDVGKRLLEILGYRDNFLPDTHAWLELVHPEDRSHYNRTVAEHLKGRTPYFYCEYRVRTSSGQYRWIASRGIAVRDRHGIAYQMAGSVTDITERKQHDEELAFMAQHDPLTGLPNRLLLAEKLGEALHQATARQEHVALLFIDLDRFKDINDSLGHRLGDSLLQDVAGRLRGGLGPLDTLVRQGGDEFIVLLTGIASGATAEARARDFLERLNQPFVTDGNQLHVGASIGLSLYPDDAADAEQLLRDADTAMYVAKRHGGGQVARHTPAMKERVLQRASIELRLHQAIEQQAFSLHYQPKFDTASGRLLGAEALLRWQDNGQWIPPDRFISVAEETGLIIPIGHWVLTEAIACLARWNRLSPTPLHMAINLSARQFWPGDLTETVAALCAEHGVACGQIELEITESMLLQAEGNHVDMLHAMRARGFRLALDDFGTGYSSLSYLHRLPFSSLKIDRSFVTALIDDAGDYAGGSALVPAIITMAHNLGLEVVAEGVETAAQLVLLRDLHCDIHQGYLSGRPMPEADFCQRFLNAPGSPAGQC, from the coding sequence TTGCCGGAACACAAAGAGATACTGCGGCAAAACATTCCGGCGCGAGTTGCAAAACGCCCTGCCAGGAAACCAGAAACCCCCGGAGACATCCCGATCCATACGCTGCACCAACTACTCCCCGGCCTGGGCAATCGCGGCATTCTGGCGCGCCTGGCCCTGCTGGCACTGCTTGGCATACTCTTCCCGCTGCTCTGGTGGTGGGAGTCGTCGTTCGTCATTCGTGGCGGTCTGGCCCTGCTCATCCTCTTCGGCGGCTACGTCGTCCAGTCTCAGTTGCGCCAGCTATGGGCCACGCAGCGCGCCTATAGCCTGGCCATGGCGGCGGCGCACGACGGCTTCTGGTCGTGGGACCCGGTCAGCAAGCACCTCGATGTCGGCAAGCGACTGCTCGAAATCCTCGGTTACCGCGACAATTTCCTGCCCGACACGCATGCCTGGCTGGAGCTGGTCCATCCGGAGGACCGCAGCCATTACAACCGGACCGTTGCCGAGCACCTGAAGGGTCGCACCCCCTACTTTTACTGCGAGTACCGGGTCCGCACCAGTAGCGGCCAGTACCGCTGGATCGCCTCGCGCGGCATCGCGGTGCGCGACCGTCACGGCATCGCCTACCAGATGGCCGGCTCGGTCACCGACATCACCGAACGCAAGCAGCACGACGAGGAACTCGCCTTCATGGCGCAGCACGACCCGCTGACCGGTCTCCCCAACCGCTTGCTGCTCGCCGAGAAACTGGGCGAGGCACTGCACCAGGCGACGGCCCGGCAAGAACATGTCGCCCTGCTGTTCATCGATCTTGACCGTTTCAAGGACATCAATGACTCGCTCGGCCACCGGCTGGGCGACAGCCTGCTCCAGGATGTCGCCGGGCGCCTGCGCGGTGGCCTCGGCCCGCTCGACACCCTGGTCCGCCAGGGCGGCGATGAATTCATCGTGCTGCTCACCGGCATTGCCAGTGGTGCGACCGCCGAAGCCCGCGCCCGCGATTTCCTCGAACGCCTGAACCAACCCTTCGTCACCGATGGCAACCAACTGCACGTCGGCGCCAGCATCGGGCTCAGCCTGTACCCGGATGACGCGGCCGATGCCGAGCAACTGTTGCGCGACGCCGATACCGCGATGTACGTGGCCAAGCGCCATGGCGGCGGCCAGGTGGCACGGCACACGCCCGCAATGAAGGAGCGCGTGCTGCAGCGCGCCTCAATCGAATTGCGCCTGCACCAGGCTATCGAGCAACAGGCTTTCTCCCTGCACTACCAGCCCAAGTTCGACACCGCCAGCGGCCGCCTGCTCGGCGCCGAGGCCCTGCTGCGCTGGCAGGACAACGGCCAGTGGATTCCGCCCGACCGCTTCATCTCGGTGGCTGAGGAAACCGGCCTGATCATCCCCATCGGCCACTGGGTACTGACCGAGGCAATCGCCTGCCTGGCCCGCTGGAACCGCCTGTCGCCGACGCCGCTGCATATGGCCATCAACCTGTCGGCCCGCCAGTTCTGGCCCGGCGACCTGACCGAGACGGTAGCCGCGCTGTGCGCCGAACACGGCGTCGCCTGCGGGCAAATCGAGCTGGAAATCACCGAGTCGATGCTGCTGCAGGCCGAGGGCAACCACGTCGACATGCTCCACGCCATGCGCGCCCGCGGCTTTCGCCTGGCCCTGGACGATTTCGGTACCGGCTACTCCTCGCTGTCCTACCTGCACCGCCTGCCCTTCAGCAGCCTGAAGATCGACCGCAGCTTCGTCACCGCCCTGATCGACGATGCCGGCGACTACGCCGGCGGCAGCGCGCTGGTCCCGGCGATCATCACCATGGCCCACAACCTCGGCCTCGAAGTGGTCGCCGAAGGTGTCGAAACGGCAGCGCAACTGGTGCTATTGCGCGACCTGCACTGCGATATCCACCAGGGCTACCTGAGCGGCCGGCCGATGCCGGAAGCCGACTTCTGCCAGCGCTTCCTCAACGCGCCTGGCTCCCCCGCCGGCCAGTGCTGA
- a CDS encoding cytochrome c oxidase subunit 3 family protein, giving the protein MNAATLLADPPPVAESPFRIPGNKGIWAGITCEFVEFAVLFAVYFIARAHFPQAFHDGAQRLSVAAGTTITLLMITSSYFIACSVNAIRQDKHRSAVIWLIAGLVVALGYPLTKVLEIDWNLAHGINGESGIFFTVYYYLTFTHLVHATWGILGILWVLARLSFRGYSSADYAGLEALACYWHATDIIWLVIFPLFYVLA; this is encoded by the coding sequence ATGAACGCCGCCACCCTCCTCGCCGATCCGCCCCCCGTTGCCGAAAGCCCGTTCCGCATTCCCGGCAACAAAGGCATCTGGGCCGGCATCACCTGCGAATTCGTCGAATTCGCCGTACTTTTTGCGGTGTATTTCATCGCCCGCGCCCATTTTCCGCAGGCTTTCCACGACGGCGCCCAACGCCTGTCGGTCGCTGCCGGAACGACCATCACGCTGCTCATGATCACGAGCAGCTACTTCATCGCCTGCTCGGTCAATGCCATCCGCCAGGACAAGCATCGCTCGGCCGTCATCTGGCTGATCGCCGGACTGGTCGTCGCGCTCGGCTATCCGCTGACCAAGGTGCTCGAAATCGACTGGAACCTGGCGCATGGCATCAACGGCGAATCGGGCATTTTTTTCACCGTCTATTACTACCTGACCTTCACCCATCTGGTGCACGCCACCTGGGGCATCCTCGGCATTCTGTGGGTGCTCGCCCGGCTGAGCTTTCGTGGCTATTCGTCGGCCGACTACGCCGGACTCGAAGCGCTGGCCTGCTACTGGCACGCCACCGACATCATCTGGCTGGTCATCTTTCCCTTGTTCTACGTCCTGGCTTGA